The following proteins are encoded in a genomic region of Desulfovibrio sp.:
- a CDS encoding FCD domain-containing protein — translation MNTENSKNMDGEAQAGRKRSIQRPRVHTEVLSCLLDDIQSGVYQVGQKLPSERELMDEFGVGRPAVREALSGLARMGLIEVSPGMRARVCRLTLKPLLREMRATLEIYSSSPDGWRQLHDLRLFFETAVVRRMALEITDEQLTHLDEQLQNQRRLLDSSEIRAFAEADIDFHRYLVECMGNNFLGLLAEGFAGWLITPLYASLQVRKQSERSYRAHVGVYEALKKRDPDLAEKAMRAHLDEMRGIYQVDVMVDEDETSKDQN, via the coding sequence ATGAACACCGAAAATTCGAAAAATATGGATGGCGAGGCACAGGCCGGAAGAAAACGCAGTATCCAGCGTCCCAGAGTGCACACTGAAGTGCTGAGCTGTCTGCTGGATGATATTCAGAGCGGCGTTTATCAGGTTGGGCAAAAACTGCCCTCCGAGCGCGAATTGATGGACGAGTTCGGCGTGGGCCGACCTGCGGTGCGCGAGGCACTTTCCGGCCTGGCGCGTATGGGCCTTATTGAGGTTTCGCCCGGCATGCGCGCCCGCGTGTGCCGCCTGACGCTCAAGCCCCTGCTGCGCGAGATGAGGGCCACACTGGAAATTTACTCCAGCTCGCCTGACGGCTGGCGGCAACTGCACGATCTGCGGCTCTTTTTTGAAACCGCCGTGGTGCGTCGCATGGCCCTTGAGATAACCGATGAGCAGCTGACCCACCTGGACGAGCAGCTGCAAAATCAGCGCAGATTGCTGGACTCATCGGAAATACGGGCTTTTGCTGAAGCGGATATTGATTTCCACCGCTATCTTGTGGAATGCATGGGCAACAATTTTCTCGGGCTTTTGGCCGAAGGCTTTGCCGGATGGCTGATCACGCCTCTATATGCCTCCTTGCAGGTTCGCAAGCAGAGTGAGCGTTCATACCGCGCCCACGTTGGCGTGTACGAAGCGCTTAAAAAGCGTGATCCAGACCTGGCGGAAAAGGCCATGCGCGCTCACCTGGACGAAATGCGCGGCATTTATCAGGTGGATGTGATGGTAGATGAGGACGAAACGTCGAAAGATCAGAATTAG
- a CDS encoding malic enzyme-like NAD(P)-binding protein, protein MKNLREEALAMHKEYQGKIEVRVKAPVRDNDDLTLAYSPGVAEPCMEIHKDPAMLDVYTNHSNFVCVVSNGTAVLGLGSIGAAAAMPVMEGKSLLFKTFGDVDAFPICVDTKDTGKIVELVELMAPTFGGVNLEDIKAPECFVIEDTLKKNGIFKGPIFHDDQHGTAVVTLAGLINALKIVGKKLDEVTVVTSGAGAAGIAIIKLLMAVGLKNVIMCDSKGAIWQGRPEGMNPYKDEIAKHTNPNKVKGGLAEAIKGADVFIGVSAPNSLNEDMIRSMAKDPIVFAQANPIPEIWPLQRAFDGGAKVVATGRSDCPNQINNVLAFPGIFRGAIDVRATDINDAMKIAAATALAELVKPEELSPSMIIPSTLNPDVAPLVAAATAKAAMESGIARVHMNPADVAENLRKRLAKRRG, encoded by the coding sequence ATCAAGAACCTGCGGGAAGAAGCCCTGGCCATGCACAAGGAATATCAGGGGAAAATTGAGGTTCGGGTCAAAGCCCCTGTGCGCGATAACGACGACCTCACCCTGGCCTACTCGCCCGGCGTTGCCGAGCCTTGCATGGAAATTCATAAAGATCCCGCAATGCTTGATGTTTATACAAACCACTCCAACTTTGTCTGCGTTGTTTCCAACGGCACTGCCGTGCTCGGCCTTGGAAGTATCGGCGCAGCCGCGGCCATGCCCGTTATGGAAGGCAAATCCCTGCTGTTCAAAACCTTTGGCGATGTGGATGCCTTCCCCATCTGCGTGGACACCAAGGACACCGGCAAGATCGTGGAGCTGGTTGAACTCATGGCCCCGACCTTTGGCGGCGTGAACCTTGAAGACATCAAGGCTCCTGAGTGCTTTGTCATTGAAGACACCCTTAAAAAGAACGGCATCTTCAAAGGCCCCATTTTCCATGACGACCAGCACGGCACCGCTGTTGTTACCCTGGCTGGCCTTATCAACGCTCTGAAAATTGTTGGCAAAAAACTTGATGAAGTGACCGTTGTCACCAGCGGCGCTGGCGCTGCGGGTATTGCCATCATCAAGCTGCTCATGGCCGTGGGCCTCAAAAACGTCATCATGTGCGATTCCAAGGGCGCTATCTGGCAGGGCCGTCCCGAAGGCATGAACCCTTACAAGGATGAAATCGCCAAGCACACCAATCCCAACAAGGTCAAGGGCGGCCTGGCCGAGGCCATCAAGGGCGCTGACGTTTTCATTGGCGTTTCCGCACCCAATTCCCTGAACGAAGACATGATCCGCAGCATGGCCAAGGATCCCATTGTTTTTGCCCAGGCAAACCCCATCCCCGAAATTTGGCCCCTGCAGCGCGCCTTTGACGGCGGCGCAAAAGTAGTGGCAACGGGCCGCTCCGACTGCCCCAACCAGATCAACAACGTGCTGGCCTTCCCCGGCATCTTCCGGGGCGCCATTGACGTACGCGCCACCGACATTAACGATGCCATGAAGATCGCTGCCGCCACGGCCCTTGCCGAACTCGTCAAACCTGAAGAGCTCAGCCCCAGCATGATCATTCCTTCGACCCTGAATCCGGACGTGGCTCCTCTGGTGGCAGCCGCCACAGCCAAGGCCGCCATGGAAAGCGGCATTGCCCGCGTCCACATGAATCCTGCCGATGTGGCGGAAAACCTCAGAAAGCGTCTCGCCAAGCGCCGGGGGTAA
- a CDS encoding sigma-54 dependent transcriptional regulator, with amino-acid sequence MSEKAHLLIIDDEKNYLLVLQTLLEDEGYAVTAISDPETALAFLDESEVDVIVTDMKMPKVTGREVLERVKKNWPYIPVLIMTAFGSIESAVEVMRYGAFDYITKPFSNDELLLSIHNAVELSRAHRQYRLLQEVMEDRYGVHKIVGRSRAIRDVLLMVERAAPSRSTVLITGESGTGKELVARAIHYTSPRKDKPFVSVNCMALNPGVLESELFGHEKGSFTGAVAMRRGRFEQADSGTLFLDEIAELTPDLQVKLLRVLQERRFERVGGGEEIEVDIRVVAATNKDLAALVEKGAFRDDLYYRLNVVQVPLPPLRERREDIPLLVAHFVEKVCTDNSMPPKTFSTEALNYLTGYEWPGNIRQLENVVESCLVLVPGNVIDVDNLPAEIRDEESQFKSAVDLLPVQLDLADTLEKIEAALIRRALVRAELVQVKAAEYLGISKSLLQYKLKKYGITGH; translated from the coding sequence ATGAGCGAAAAAGCGCATCTTCTGATCATTGACGACGAAAAAAACTATCTGCTGGTGTTGCAAACCCTGCTTGAAGACGAGGGCTATGCCGTCACGGCCATCAGCGACCCCGAAACCGCACTGGCATTTCTGGACGAAAGCGAAGTGGACGTTATTGTGACCGACATGAAAATGCCCAAGGTCACAGGGCGAGAAGTGCTTGAGCGGGTTAAAAAGAACTGGCCGTACATTCCTGTGCTTATCATGACGGCCTTCGGCTCCATTGAAAGCGCTGTTGAGGTCATGCGCTACGGCGCATTTGACTACATCACCAAACCTTTTTCCAATGACGAACTGCTGCTTTCCATCCACAATGCCGTGGAACTTTCGCGGGCGCACCGCCAGTACCGGTTGTTGCAGGAAGTCATGGAAGACCGCTACGGCGTCCACAAGATTGTGGGCCGCAGCAGGGCAATACGGGACGTTTTGCTGATGGTTGAGCGCGCTGCGCCCAGCCGCTCCACTGTGCTCATCACCGGTGAGTCCGGCACGGGCAAGGAGTTGGTGGCCCGCGCCATCCACTATACCAGCCCCCGCAAAGACAAGCCCTTTGTGTCGGTGAACTGCATGGCCCTGAACCCCGGCGTGCTCGAAAGCGAGCTTTTCGGGCATGAAAAGGGATCGTTCACCGGTGCTGTCGCCATGCGGCGCGGGCGTTTTGAGCAGGCTGACAGCGGAACGCTGTTCCTGGATGAAATTGCGGAACTCACGCCTGACCTTCAGGTCAAACTGCTGCGCGTCTTGCAGGAACGGCGCTTTGAACGTGTGGGCGGCGGCGAGGAAATTGAGGTGGATATTCGCGTGGTGGCTGCCACCAACAAGGATCTTGCCGCGCTGGTGGAGAAGGGGGCATTCCGCGATGACCTCTATTACCGCCTTAACGTTGTGCAGGTTCCCCTGCCCCCCCTGCGCGAACGCAGGGAAGACATTCCCCTGCTTGTGGCGCACTTTGTGGAAAAGGTCTGCACAGACAATTCCATGCCGCCCAAAACCTTCAGCACGGAAGCGCTGAACTACCTCACGGGTTACGAGTGGCCGGGCAACATCCGTCAGCTTGAAAACGTGGTGGAAAGCTGCCTTGTGCTGGTGCCGGGCAATGTCATTGACGTGGATAATCTGCCCGCAGAGATTCGCGATGAAGAATCGCAGTTCAAAAGCGCGGTGGATTTGTTGCCTGTACAGCTTGATCTGGCTGATACGCTTGAAAAGATTGAGGCCGCACTTATCCGTCGTGCCCTGGTGCGGGCTGAGCTTGTGCAGGTCAAGGCGGCAGAATATCTTGGAATTTCAAAAAGCCTGCTGCAATACAAGCTCAAAAAATATGGCATCACCGGCCATTGA
- a CDS encoding ATP-binding protein, whose product MFRKKQRNEACIRQCEDACAQAVDTDSALPSYARTLSWLSLVVILLTSLGLSFFISNSARETLLTRQENFAQQLVENLNSQIFRRFALPTLLGYGRIALRQPEQYDRLDQVVKSVIHGLPVERLRIYDFSRLVAYSTKKEDLGRAGLSPPYLDDILEGGAPRSEIISTMPGWQAPFRVPLQEGSFVLRILYPLRGEPLHPGEEAPIMGALELTQDITGDYEQVLTFQGIIVVMCLLSSVIMFGLLLMLIHRSERVLAARMYKNRVLENQLHSNERLVSMGRVVASIAHEIRNPLGIIRSSAELLQRRTDKADASTRRILGAIYDEAVRLSQTVNDFLDYARPRQPKQDVVDVNVVLDQVLAFLEGEMGRCGVALERQCESGLFTPGDKDLLYRAFYNILVNGQQAMDGPGVVRINGRIDDNGHVCIEFLDSGPGFDPATLPNLLDPFFTTKDGGTGLGLPIVQSIISSHGGVIKLENGPEGGALVRVLLPKAQTGA is encoded by the coding sequence ATGTTCAGAAAAAAGCAGCGTAACGAAGCCTGCATCCGCCAGTGCGAGGATGCCTGCGCCCAGGCCGTAGACACGGATAGCGCGTTGCCAAGTTACGCCCGCACATTATCCTGGCTCTCGCTGGTGGTCATTTTGCTGACCAGTCTGGGGCTTTCTTTCTTTATTTCCAACTCTGCGCGCGAGACTCTGCTCACACGGCAGGAGAACTTTGCCCAGCAGCTTGTGGAAAACCTCAACAGCCAGATATTCCGCCGGTTCGCCTTGCCCACCTTGCTGGGCTACGGGCGTATCGCCCTGCGCCAGCCGGAGCAGTATGACAGGCTGGATCAGGTGGTGAAGTCCGTCATTCACGGTTTGCCGGTCGAGCGGCTGCGTATTTATGATTTTTCGCGTCTGGTGGCGTATTCCACCAAGAAGGAAGATCTGGGCCGCGCCGGTTTATCCCCGCCATATCTGGACGACATCCTGGAAGGCGGCGCGCCGAGGTCGGAAATCATCTCGACCATGCCGGGCTGGCAGGCTCCCTTCCGCGTGCCGTTGCAGGAAGGCTCGTTTGTGCTGCGCATTCTCTATCCCCTGCGCGGCGAACCCCTGCACCCAGGGGAGGAAGCGCCCATCATGGGCGCGTTGGAGCTTACGCAGGACATTACGGGCGACTATGAGCAGGTGCTCACGTTTCAGGGCATCATTGTTGTTATGTGCCTGCTTTCTTCTGTGATCATGTTTGGCCTGCTGCTCATGCTGATCCATAGGTCGGAGCGGGTGCTGGCGGCGCGCATGTACAAGAACCGGGTTCTTGAAAACCAGTTGCACAGCAATGAACGGCTGGTGAGCATGGGCAGGGTGGTGGCCAGTATCGCACACGAAATTCGCAATCCGCTGGGTATCATTCGTTCCAGCGCCGAGCTGCTGCAACGCCGTACCGACAAGGCCGACGCCAGTACGCGCCGCATTCTTGGGGCGATTTATGACGAGGCTGTTCGCCTTTCGCAGACAGTCAACGACTTTCTGGACTACGCCCGTCCCCGTCAGCCCAAGCAGGACGTTGTGGACGTGAATGTGGTGCTGGATCAGGTTCTGGCCTTTCTTGAAGGCGAGATGGGGCGCTGCGGCGTGGCGCTTGAACGGCAGTGCGAGAGTGGACTTTTTACACCCGGCGACAAGGATTTGCTGTACCGGGCTTTTTACAATATTCTTGTGAACGGCCAGCAGGCGATGGATGGGCCGGGCGTTGTGCGCATAAATGGGCGTATTGACGACAACGGCCACGTTTGCATTGAATTTCTTGATTCTGGCCCCGGTTTTGACCCCGCTACGCTACCCAACCTGCTGGATCCCTTCTTTACTACCAAGGACGGCGGCACAGGGCTTGGTTTGCCCATTGTGCAGTCGATCATCTCAAGCCACGGCGGTGTCATCAAGCTTGAAAACGGCCCCGAGGGCGGGGCGCTGGTAAGGGTTTTGCTGCCCAAAGCCCAAACTGGCGCATAG
- a CDS encoding glucose-6-phosphate isomerase, producing the protein MPHLLEWSRAYAHRLDADSAAALKVRAPEVAQRLQRELASGELPFISMPFRAKLEVEMAPLIPRIKAYKHMLVLGIGGSALGARAMQQAFAPGQDGPAHRGPWLWIADNVCAERFEALLGKLNPAETVVVCISKSGGTIETISQYFLVRDWLKASMGEGWQDQMIVVTDERKGYLREEANHYGLTALEVPDYLGGRYSALSAVGLLPAAFLGIDWQALLDGAADVARPLLQNPEQVAEHPSFALACWAKALEDKGYSQLIFFSYIPQWAAYGDWFAQLWAESLGKDGQGSQPVPATGVTDQHSINQMFLSGPRNKGCIFLTSRDQAQGPNFGMDVPDQWAWLRAKPFGSLLEAEALGTRMALCQSGVPLLHVEMHNNGPRAAGSLMLLLEAATLFTGWLMGINPLDQPAVELGKRLANARLGAGGYAQEEADLAEYLAVPRMEQKF; encoded by the coding sequence ATGCCTCATTTGCTCGAATGGTCGAGAGCGTATGCTCATCGCCTTGACGCTGATTCTGCTGCGGCCCTGAAGGTTCGCGCGCCGGAAGTAGCCCAGAGGCTTCAGCGCGAGCTGGCATCCGGCGAGCTGCCCTTTATTTCCATGCCCTTCCGCGCCAAGCTGGAAGTGGAAATGGCCCCGCTGATTCCCCGCATCAAGGCCTACAAGCATATGCTGGTGCTGGGCATCGGCGGCTCTGCCCTTGGGGCTCGGGCCATGCAGCAGGCCTTTGCGCCGGGGCAGGACGGCCCCGCTCATCGCGGCCCGTGGCTATGGATTGCGGACAATGTCTGTGCGGAGCGCTTTGAAGCCCTGCTCGGCAAGCTCAATCCCGCGGAAACCGTGGTGGTGTGCATCAGCAAGTCTGGCGGCACCATTGAGACCATCTCGCAGTATTTTCTTGTGCGCGACTGGCTTAAGGCCAGCATGGGCGAGGGCTGGCAGGATCAGATGATCGTTGTCACCGATGAGCGCAAGGGCTACCTGCGTGAAGAAGCCAACCACTATGGGCTGACCGCCCTTGAAGTGCCGGATTATCTTGGCGGCCGCTATTCGGCCCTTTCTGCTGTGGGGCTTTTGCCCGCGGCCTTTCTGGGCATAGACTGGCAGGCCCTGCTGGACGGTGCAGCCGATGTTGCCCGCCCCCTGCTGCAAAATCCGGAGCAGGTGGCCGAGCATCCTTCGTTTGCCCTGGCTTGTTGGGCCAAGGCATTGGAAGATAAGGGCTACAGCCAGCTGATATTTTTCAGCTACATCCCGCAATGGGCCGCCTACGGCGACTGGTTTGCCCAGCTTTGGGCCGAAAGCCTGGGCAAGGACGGGCAGGGCAGCCAGCCTGTGCCAGCCACGGGGGTGACGGATCAGCATTCCATCAACCAGATGTTTTTGAGCGGCCCACGCAACAAGGGGTGCATTTTCCTGACCAGCCGCGATCAGGCGCAGGGACCCAATTTCGGCATGGATGTGCCGGATCAGTGGGCCTGGCTGCGGGCCAAGCCCTTTGGCAGCCTGCTTGAAGCCGAGGCCCTTGGAACCCGCATGGCCCTGTGCCAGAGCGGCGTGCCCCTGCTGCATGTGGAAATGCACAACAACGGCCCCCGCGCCGCTGGTTCGCTCATGTTGCTGCTTGAGGCGGCCACCCTGTTTACGGGCTGGCTCATGGGCATCAATCCGCTGGATCAACCCGCAGTGGAGCTGGGCAAACGCCTTGCCAACGCCCGGCTTGGGGCTGGGGGTTACGCGCAGGAAGAAGCCGATCTGGCCGAATACCTTGCCGTACCCAGAATGGAACAGAAGTTTTAA
- a CDS encoding YchJ family protein translates to MSQLCPCGSGQSLDQCCGPHIEGASWPQNAESLMRSRYSAYVLGRHQWLVETTHPDYRENVDADKLAEQTRDITWLRLDIAATENDVPAGEHGELFDVVEFYAYYELEGIPRQLGERSFFQRKDDKIYYVDGVALRPDAYRRQEPKVGRNDPCPCGSGKKYKKCCGASKS, encoded by the coding sequence ATGTCTCAACTTTGCCCCTGCGGCAGCGGCCAGTCTCTGGACCAATGCTGCGGCCCCCATATTGAAGGCGCGTCCTGGCCCCAGAACGCAGAAAGCCTCATGCGTTCGCGGTATTCGGCCTATGTGCTTGGCCGCCATCAGTGGCTTGTGGAAACCACGCATCCTGACTACCGGGAAAATGTGGACGCCGACAAGCTGGCCGAGCAGACCAGGGATATCACTTGGCTGCGTCTTGATATTGCCGCGACCGAAAATGATGTTCCCGCCGGAGAACACGGCGAACTTTTTGATGTCGTTGAATTTTATGCCTATTACGAGCTGGAAGGGATCCCCCGCCAGTTGGGCGAGCGCAGCTTTTTTCAGCGCAAGGACGACAAGATTTATTATGTGGACGGCGTGGCCCTGCGGCCTGACGCCTACCGCAGGCAGGAACCCAAGGTGGGGCGTAATGATCCTTGCCCATGCGGCAGCGGCAAAAAATACAAAAAATGCTGCGGGGCTTCCAAATCCTGA
- a CDS encoding DUF4881 domain-containing protein, translating into MKIRNLMLMLAMAFSVALLTGCNFDGGVEQGRCVAFDPAANTLTIVVDVTHDQFNPHYSGGTHTFKLPVESKDMGPSPSVGGRLMIDLAKNTVLIYDQKTNSVRELAVQFTDVEKNVGSDHPKVKGKTFPIIDKDQQTVTVYSGRQKSLITFKIPAEAQDYPAYVWTAGDEMRIAYRNADKAQAMRIMNVSKTNIFKK; encoded by the coding sequence ATGAAGATTCGTAACCTGATGCTTATGCTGGCGATGGCCTTCTCTGTTGCACTGCTCACCGGCTGCAACTTTGACGGAGGCGTGGAACAGGGACGCTGTGTGGCCTTTGATCCCGCAGCCAATACCCTCACCATCGTGGTGGACGTGACGCACGATCAGTTTAACCCGCACTACAGCGGCGGCACGCATACCTTCAAGCTGCCTGTGGAATCCAAAGACATGGGCCCGAGTCCCAGTGTGGGCGGCCGCCTGATGATCGACCTAGCCAAGAACACCGTGCTTATCTATGACCAGAAGACCAACAGCGTGCGCGAACTGGCCGTGCAGTTCACCGATGTGGAAAAGAACGTCGGCTCCGACCATCCCAAGGTCAAGGGCAAGACCTTCCCCATTATCGACAAGGATCAGCAGACCGTCACCGTGTACTCTGGCCGTCAGAAGTCTTTGATTACCTTTAAGATTCCTGCTGAAGCCCAGGATTACCCGGCCTATGTGTGGACCGCAGGCGACGAAATGCGCATTGCCTACCGCAATGCCGACAAGGCCCAGGCCATGCGTATCATGAACGTGTCCAAGACCAACATCTTCAAGAAGTAA
- a CDS encoding sulfite exporter TauE/SafE family protein yields MEWLYILMPISGVFIFWPGLVILGLGVGIIGGFFGMGGAWMVTPGLNILGFPMAFAIGTDVAQMAGKSLISTMRHGKFGNVDYGLGLTMLVGTIVGVEVGAQMVMWLERLGSVDKVVRWLYVVLLVLLAWLVFHDIAARRRKEREAKAQNRELDHGATGVDWASRLHAIKIPPVFHFKQANITCSAWLPIFVSFFTGWLAGILGIGGGLIRMPALVYLVGCPTHLAVGTDLFEVAISGLYGTASYAYKGRVELLAALIMLCGAAIGAQIGVVATKYVKGYGIRFVFGLAVIGCLISVVCKLVEAEFPAWGWLLGPAATVDVLGFVSAISLYITVKMVQGAKAEIAAKKNQPAAN; encoded by the coding sequence ATGGAATGGTTGTATATTTTGATGCCCATTTCCGGCGTGTTCATTTTCTGGCCGGGCCTTGTCATTCTTGGTTTGGGCGTTGGCATTATCGGCGGCTTCTTCGGCATGGGCGGCGCCTGGATGGTTACCCCCGGCCTGAACATTCTTGGTTTCCCCATGGCCTTTGCCATTGGTACCGACGTGGCGCAGATGGCGGGTAAATCGCTTATCTCGACCATGCGGCACGGCAAGTTCGGCAACGTTGACTACGGTTTGGGCCTGACCATGCTGGTTGGTACCATCGTGGGCGTGGAAGTTGGCGCGCAGATGGTCATGTGGCTGGAACGTCTGGGTTCCGTCGACAAGGTCGTGCGCTGGTTGTACGTTGTCCTGCTGGTGTTGCTGGCATGGCTTGTATTTCACGATATCGCCGCCCGCCGCAGGAAGGAACGCGAAGCCAAGGCCCAGAACAGGGAACTTGACCACGGTGCCACCGGCGTTGACTGGGCCTCCCGCCTGCACGCCATCAAGATTCCGCCCGTGTTCCACTTCAAGCAGGCCAACATCACCTGCTCCGCATGGCTGCCCATCTTCGTCAGTTTCTTCACCGGCTGGCTGGCTGGTATCCTCGGCATCGGCGGCGGTCTTATCCGCATGCCCGCCCTGGTGTATCTTGTCGGCTGCCCCACCCATCTGGCGGTGGGTACGGACCTCTTTGAAGTCGCCATCTCCGGCCTCTACGGCACGGCTTCGTACGCATACAAGGGCCGCGTGGAACTGCTTGCCGCTCTCATCATGCTGTGCGGTGCGGCCATCGGCGCGCAGATCGGCGTTGTCGCCACCAAGTATGTAAAGGGCTACGGCATCCGCTTCGTGTTTGGCCTGGCCGTTATCGGCTGCCTCATCTCGGTTGTGTGCAAGCTGGTTGAAGCTGAATTCCCGGCATGGGGCTGGCTGCTTGGCCCGGCTGCTACAGTCGACGTACTTGGTTTCGTGTCGGCTATCTCCCTTTACATAACCGTCAAGATGGTACAGGGCGCCAAGGCGGAAATTGCCGCCAAGAAGAACCAGCCCGCGGCCAACTAG
- a CDS encoding DVU0150 family protein, with amino-acid sequence MKRMQRLWTWLTGCALLVAALPGAALAAGGGKVANVVVVADTRKLDGILYWWAEMYNESHFFFAILTMAIIPVTGCILGWLADVVMTHIGIDLRHRELSEK; translated from the coding sequence ATGAAAAGGATGCAGAGGCTCTGGACATGGCTTACAGGTTGCGCGCTGCTGGTTGCGGCATTGCCCGGCGCGGCCCTGGCTGCTGGCGGCGGCAAGGTTGCCAACGTTGTGGTGGTTGCCGATACGCGCAAGCTTGACGGTATACTGTACTGGTGGGCTGAAATGTATAATGAAAGCCACTTCTTTTTTGCCATTCTGACTATGGCCATCATCCCGGTCACAGGTTGCATATTGGGTTGGCTGGCGGATGTCGTCATGACGCACATCGGCATTGACCTCAGGCACCGCGAATTGTCCGAAAAGTAG